One window of Pyrus communis chromosome 12, drPyrComm1.1, whole genome shotgun sequence genomic DNA carries:
- the LOC137710877 gene encoding uncharacterized protein, giving the protein MASPLAFLEILRRPTIVEVLGELMMFIIPLWIGVIVGVFVGWAWKPKWASLVGRDLLDCPISKQKESSSSSSQSSSTCFGSIPGLSSLKFQLPSCIPWPADDRNPEDAPSLPPTTNPDFSTSKIERESSGHVNKEDLQHICQLVEEKDGGPTWIHMMDRSTAAMRYQAWRRDPETGPPQYRSSTIYEDCTPELLRDFFWDDEFRAKWDDMLVHASTLEECPTTGTMLVHWVRKFPFFCSDREYLIGRRIWESGRTYYCVTKGVPSSAVPRREKPRRVDLYYSSWCIRAVESKRGDGQLTACEILLYHHEDMGIPWEIAKFGVRQGMWGTVKKIEPGLRAYQKERASKAPLSRCAYMAQINTKVSADYLRSVENSTSDSMALEKSDKSDSSEKPEGKTIPKILIIGGAIALACSLDRGLLTKAVIFGVARRFAKIGRRF; this is encoded by the exons ATGGCGTCGCCGTTGGCTTTTCTGGAGATTCTGAGACGACCCACGATTGTGGAGGTGCTGGGGGAGCTGATGATGTTCATAATCCCTCTGTGGATTGGTGTGATTGTTGGGGTTTTTGTTGGGTGGGCGTGGAAGCCCAAATGGGCGAGCTTGGTTGGCCGAGACCTGTTGGATTGCCCAATCTCCAAACAAAAAGAATCCTCGTCCTCGTCCTCGCAGAGTTCGTCCACGTGTTTCGGTTCGATTCCGGGTCTGAGCTCGTTGAAGTTTCAGCTGCCCAGTTGCATTCCATGGCCTGCCGACGATAGGAATCCGGAAGACGCGCCATCTTTGCCACCTACCACCAATCCGGATTTCAG CACCTCAAAGATTGAAAGAGAAAGTTCCGGTCATGTGAACAAGGAGGATTTACAGCACATATGTCAGCTTGTTGAGGAGAAAGATGGAGGGCCTACTTGGATACATATGATGGATCGGTCTACCGCAGCTATGCGCTATCAAGCTTGGCGAAGAGACCCCGAG ACTGGACCTCCACAATACCGCAGTAGTACTATATATGAGGATTGTACACCTGAGTTACTGAGGGATTTCTTCTGGGATGATGAGTTTCGAGCAAAGTGGGATGACATGCTTGTACATGCTTCTACTTTGGAAGAATGTCCAACTACCGGAACCATGTTGGTGCACTGGGTGCGCAAG TTCCCATTCTTTTGTAGCGACAGAGAGTACCTGATCGGTCGTCGCATTTGGGAATCGGGACGGACATACTACTGCGTAACGAAG GGAGTACCCTCCTCTGCTGTGCCAAGGCGTGAAAAACCTAGACGTGTTGACTTGTACTATTCAAGTTGGTGCATTCGAGCAG TTGAATCGAAGAGAGGGGATGGCCAGCTTACTGCGTGTGAAATTTTACTCTATCATCACGAAGATATGGGTATCCCTTGGGAAATTGCAAAATTTGGAGTCCGGCAAGGCATGTGGGGAACTGTTAAAAAGATCGAACCTGGCTTGCGTGCATATCAGAAAGAGAGAGCCTCTAAAGCCCCACTTTCACGGTGTGCTTACATGGCTCAGATCAACACTAAAGTCAGTGCAGACTACTTGAGATCTGTTGAAAACAGCACCAGCGATTCCATGGCGCTTGAAAAATCAGATAAGTCGGACTCATCGGAGAAACCAGAAGGGAAGACGATACCTAAGATTCTAATTATCGGTGGGGCTATCGCCCTCGCCTGTAGTCTTGACCGAGGGCTCTTAACAAAGGCAGTTATATTCGGAGTAGCCCGAAGATTTGCAAAAATCGGTAGGAGGTTCTGA
- the LOC137710927 gene encoding beta-1,6-galactosyltransferase GALT31A-like → MGLSKPHKVGNGVSVRWASLFCIASFFLGVLVVNSFWGVPDPDKIDEEAPPLEKDQPRRVLPPIVNCEKKEVTDGVGDILSQVSQTHDVIMALDKTISTLEVQLATARASKSGNYEGSPVVIRPGKEPLKERQKLFFVMGIMTAFSSRKRRESIRETWMPQGDELKKLEAEKGIIMRFVIGHSATPGGLLDRAIDVEDEKHKDFFRLNHIEGYHELSSKTQTYFTAAVSKWDADFYIKVDDDVHINLGMVGSTLASHRSKPRTYIGCMKSGPVLANKGVKYHEPEYWKFGEEGNKYFRHATGQIYAISKDLATYISVHRHILHKYANEDVSLGSWFIGLDVEHIDERSLCCGTSTECEWKAQAGNPCAASFDWSCSGICKSVERMEEVHERCGEGDEAIWHTSF, encoded by the exons ATGGGTCTCAGTAAACCTCACAAGGTCGGCAATGGAGTCTCCGTCAGATGGGCTTCTCTCTTCTGCATTGCCAGCTTCTTCCTCGGTGTTCTTGTTGTCAacag CTTTTGGGGTGTTCCCGATCCAGACAAAATTGATGAGGAGGCTCCACCACTGGAGAAAGATCAACCAAGAAGAGTTCTGCCTCCCATAGTTAATTGTGAGAAGAAG GAGGTCACTGATGGCGTGGGAGACATCCTTTCTCAAGTCTCGCAAACACATGATGTGATCAT GGCATTAGATAAGACAATCTCCACATTAGAGGTCCAGCTGGCAACAGCTAGAGCTTCTAAATCTGGCAATTATGAAGGATCTCCTGTGGTGATAAGACCGGGAAAGGAGCCATTGAAAGAGCGCCAGAAGCTTTTCTTTGTGATGGGAATCATGACTGCCTTTAGCAGCCGAAAACGAAGGGAGTCAATCAGGGAAACGTGGATGCCCCAAG GGGATGAGTTAAAGAAGCTAGAGGCAGAAAAGGGAATTATAATGCGGTTTGTTATTGGACACAG TGCAACTCCAGGTGGCCTTTTGGATCGTGCCATTGATGTAGAAGATGAGAAACATAAGGATTTTTTCCGGCTG AACCACATAGAAGGATATCACGAATTGTCGTCAAAAACCCAAACATATTTTACCGCAGCTGTCTCTAAGTGGGATGCTGACTTTTATATCAAGGTTGATGACGATGTGCACATAAATCTTG GAATGGTTGGTTCTACCTTGGCCAGTCATAGATCAAAACCTCGTACATATATCGGTTGTATGAAGTCTGGACCTGTCCTAGCGAATAA GGGGGTCAAGTACCATGAACCGGAATATTGGAAATTTGGAGAGGAGGGAAATAAGTATTTTCGGCATGCAACAGGTCAAATATACGCAATTTCCAAAGATTTAGCAACTTACATCTCAGTCCATCG GCACATACTTCACAAATATGCAAATGAGGACGTCTCTTTGGGTTCTTGGTTTATTGGTCTTGATGTTGAGCACATTGACGAGCGAAGCCTTTGCTGTGGTACCTCTACTG AGTGTGAGTGGAAAGCTCAAGCAGGAAACCCTTGTGCTGCCTCGTTTGACTGGAGCTGCAGTGGCATATGCAAATCGGTGGAGAGAATGGAGGAGGTGCACGAGCGATGTGGAGAAGGTGATGAAGCTATTTGGCACACTAGCTTTTGA
- the LOC137710567 gene encoding histone H4-like, which produces MTGRGKGGKGLGKGGAKRHRKVLRDNIQGITKPAIRRLARRGGVKRISGLIYEETRGVLKIFLENVIRDAVTYTEHARRKTVTAMDVVYALKRQGRTLYGFGG; this is translated from the coding sequence ATGACAGGGAGAGGAAAGGGAGGAAAGGGGTTGGGTAAGGGCGGAGCCAAGAGGCACAGGAAGGTGCTGAGGGACAACATCCAGGGGATCACCAAGCCGGCCATACGAAGGCTCGCTCGCAGAGGAGGTGTGAAGCGCATAAGCGGCCTCATATATGAAGAAACCAGAGGGGTTCTCAAGATCTTCTTGGAGAACGTCATTCGCGACGCTGTGACGTACACCGAGCATGCCAGGAGGAAGACGGTGACCGCCATGGATGTTGTCTATGCTCTAAAGAGGCAGGGACGAACCCTTTATGGTTTCGGAGGTTAA
- the LOC137710110 gene encoding probable E3 ubiquitin-protein ligase RHA4A — protein sequence MDFSCVGINFPKWRKGLQNLLIFAHCLKIVLIVALNHLGLLKPAVQISEPTADSMDRHHPNPTNSILAIDPLCPSIVPVPIHVLTEYIKRRLPVVEFSQVFEKYTKLGDQDTACSICLECIERSHEVREQSNCDHLFHRECLDSWVNRGHVTCPLCRATLFPAKSKTASCGGGNLGTTERGDAYFDRLEFIVR from the coding sequence ATGGATTTCTCCTGTGTTGGTATTAACTTCCCCAAATGGCGCAAAGGCCTTCAAAACCTGCTAATCTTTGCACACTGCTTAAAGATCGTACTGATAGTGGCGCTTAACCATCTGGGACTGCTCAAACCTGCAGTACAGATCTCTGAGCCAACTGCTGACTCCATGGACCGCCACCATCCGAATCCGACCAATTCGATACTGGCGATCGATCCCCTGTGCCCGTCGATAGTCCCGGTCCCAATCCACGTTCTAACAGAATACATCAAGAGGCGGCTTCCGGTGGTGGAATTTAGTCAGGTTTTCGAAAAATACACAAAACTTGGAGATCAAGATACTGCTTGCAGTATATGCTTGGAGTGCATAGAGAGGAGCCATGAGGTGAGGGAGCAGTCTAACTGCGATCATTTGTTTCACAGGGAGTGTCTGGATAGTTGGGTCAATCGGGGCCACGTGACCTGCCCCTTGTGCCGAGCTACGCTGTTTCCGGCCAAGAGCAAAACGGCGAGCTGCGGCGGAGGAAATTTAGGGACGACGGAGAGGGGTGATGCCTACTTTGATAGGTTGGAATTCATTGTGAGATGA
- the LOC137710111 gene encoding E3 ubiquitin-protein ligase RHA2B-like yields the protein MAFWVGIKVPKWFTTLLVVAHCLKILLIVALSHLDLLKPSQEMTALEEYRRRQTNNHFAVLDRLCPSAVPVPIHVLTEYIKRKFPAVEFGQVFDKYTKPESRETECNICLECIERSHDVREPCNCDHVFHRQCLDSWVDQGQVTCPLCRSPLFPAKSETTSCGEGSSGTIERDGEHGSVWWSFD from the coding sequence ATGGCGTTTTGGGTTGGTATTAAAGTGCCGAAATGGTTTACGACACTGCTCGTCGTCGCTCACTGCTTGAAGATCCTGTTGATAGTTGCACTTTCCCATCTAGATCTGCTCAAACCTTCCCAAGAGATGACTGCGTTGGAAGAATATCGTCGTCGACAAACTAACAATCATTTTGCTGTGCTGGATCGTCTGTGCCCATCGGCAGTTCCCGTGCCGATCCATGTTCTAACAGAATACATCAAGAGGAAGTTTCCGGCAGTAGAGTTTGGTCAAGTTTTCGACAAATACACAAAGCCTGAAAGTCGGGAGACAGAATGCAATATATGCTTGGAGTGCATAGAGAGGAGCCATGATGTGAGGGAACCGTGCAACTGTGATCATGTGTTTCACAGGCAGTGTCTGGATAGTTGGGTCGATCAGGGCCAGGTAACCTGCCCTTTGTGCAGATCTCCATTGTTTCCGGCTAAGAGCGAAACAACGAGCTGCGGCGAAGGAAGTTCAGGAACGATAGAGAGGGATGGCGAGCACGGTTCGGTTTGGTGGAGCTTTGACTGA